In Brevibacterium pigmentatum, the sequence CTCTTGCGTCAGGACGATGACGAATTTCTCGAAGCCCTCGCGCTGAGCCTGACTCAACGCGATTCCGCCGTCCTCCCCCATCGCACCGTCGACGTACACGTGCCCATCAAGGTGCACAGGCGGCATGACAATCGGCATCGTCGATGACGCCTGGACACGGATCATCAGATCGTCGATATTCGGAGTGTCCTTCTTCGACCACACCGCCTCGTCGCCGGTCTCGGCGTCGAACGCAATGATGCGCATGTCGCCGGCGCTTGCCTCGTAGGTGTCCCAGTCGAACGGCAACGCCTCGTCGGGTGCACCAGCACGTTGGTAGATGTACTCGCCATGGAACATACCTTTCCCACGAGCGAAGTACCGCCATCCGCCGAACTCTTCTTCCTTGGCGAATTCGACGAACGATCGACGCACTCTCCACCTATCTCCGGACAGATAGTTCACTGCAGTGGAAGCTCCCGCACTGATGCCAGCGACCCAGTCGAATGACAGGCCTTCGTTGAGCAAGGTGACAGCCATGGCACTGGTGAGTGAGGCCCGCATCCCACCGCCTTCGAAGATGAGTGCGGTATCGCTGATTCGCGTCGTCTCCACTGGCTCCGTCACTTGGTCTACCCGAGCCCTTCCCACGTCATCCTCTGCCTGAGCGCTGGTGCAAGAACCAACGCTGCAATCACACTACCAGCAAGTAACATCCAGGCGCCGAAGTAGGTGAAGAGTTTGAGCTCTGGTGCCAATGCCGGCCCGAAATCTGCAGCCATAAGGATCACTCCGCCGAGGATGAGTGCAGTCGACACGATCACCTGGATGAACTGTTCGACGGTGGAGACAAGGAGGTTCTTGATCGTCGCGATATTCAGTCCGCTCGTACCG encodes:
- a CDS encoding patatin-like phospholipase family protein, with translation METTRISDTALIFEGGGMRASLTSAMAVTLLNEGLSFDWVAGISAGASTAVNYLSGDRWRVRRSFVEFAKEEEFGGWRYFARGKGMFHGEYIYQRAGAPDEALPFDWDTYEASAGDMRIIAFDAETGDEAVWSKKDTPNIDDLMIRVQASSTMPIVMPPVHLDGHVYVDGAMGEDGGIALSQAQREGFEKFVIVLTQERGYRKESQRFPAVYRGIFRRYPALADALLTRWKRYNETRERIFELEAEGKAHVFAPDRMPVDNSTRDLSRLAAAHRMGLSQARREMPAIREFLGVQTTA